Proteins encoded by one window of Polaribacter haliotis:
- a CDS encoding NRDE family protein: protein MCTVTYLPLKNNNFILTSNRDETPLRKTIPPKKYRENGVELTYPKDELAGGTWIGLSEKKRLVCLLNGGFTIHKRKSFYKMSRGIIVKNILTNDNALDYIKNFDFTDIEPFTLIFVDWNKGLNTYELVWDGKIKHFKKLQQEPIIWSSSTLYTEEMKKSRKEWFAEFLKENNDFYKQKIIEFHKNEDLGTVETSPKMRRHLVETVSITSVKKEDETVEMTYLDFIQ, encoded by the coding sequence ATGTGTACAGTTACTTATTTACCTTTAAAAAATAATAATTTTATTTTAACTTCTAATAGAGATGAAACTCCGCTAAGAAAAACGATTCCACCTAAAAAATATCGAGAAAATGGAGTGGAATTAACGTATCCAAAAGATGAATTAGCAGGAGGAACTTGGATTGGTCTAAGTGAAAAAAAGCGTTTGGTTTGTTTATTAAATGGTGGTTTTACAATTCATAAAAGAAAGAGTTTTTATAAAATGAGTAGAGGAATTATTGTGAAAAATATCCTTACAAACGATAATGCTCTTGATTATATAAAGAACTTCGATTTTACAGATATCGAGCCTTTTACATTAATTTTTGTAGATTGGAACAAGGGTTTAAATACTTACGAATTAGTTTGGGATGGTAAAATAAAACACTTCAAAAAATTACAACAAGAACCTATAATATGGTCTTCTTCTACATTATATACCGAAGAAATGAAGAAGTCAAGAAAAGAATGGTTTGCAGAATTTTTAAAAGAAAATAACGATTTTTATAAGCAAAAAATAATAGAATTTCATAAAAACGAAGATTTAGGAACTGTTGAAACTTCACCGAAAATGAGACGTCATTTAGTGGAAACTGTAAGTATTACATCTGTTAAAAAAGAAGATGAAACTGTAGAAATGACCTATTTAGATTTTATTCAATAA
- the pruA gene encoding L-glutamate gamma-semialdehyde dehydrogenase gives MARGFFNVPTAVNEPVKGYAPGSPEREELLATYKEMFNSNIDVPMHINGEEVRTGNTKNITPPHDHKHVVGQYHTAEKKHVDDAISTALAAREAWSSVSWMERASIFLKAAELLAGPYRAKMNASTMIAQSKNVHQAEIDAACEMIDFFRFNVQYMTDIFKDQPASAPGIWNRVEYRPLEGFVYAISPFNFTSIAANLPAAAALMGNVVVWKPSDHQAYSAQVIVDLFKEAGLPDGVINVVYGDPVMISDTVLASPDFSGLHFTGSTHVFKNLWKQIGNNIHTYKTYPRIVGETGGKDFIWAHNSSNPLQIATAIVRGSFEYQGQKCSAASRAYIPASLWAEVKKHVISQTNEIKMGSPEDTNNFVNAVIHEGSFDKIASFIDAAKADNDAEIIVGGNHDKSVGYFIEPTVILAKSPTYATMTTELFGPVMTVFVYEDAEWEASLKLVDESTEYALTGAIFSTDRYIVEKASKALENAAGNFYINDKPTGAVVGQQPFGGARASGTNDKAGSAQNLLRWTSVRLIKETFVTPTDYKYPFLG, from the coding sequence ATGGCAAGAGGATTTTTCAATGTTCCAACAGCAGTTAACGAGCCTGTAAAAGGATACGCTCCAGGATCTCCAGAAAGAGAAGAGTTATTAGCAACATATAAAGAAATGTTTAACAGCAATATTGATGTGCCTATGCATATTAATGGAGAAGAAGTTAGAACAGGGAACACCAAAAATATTACACCTCCACATGACCATAAACATGTAGTTGGACAATATCATACTGCAGAAAAAAAACATGTAGATGATGCAATATCTACAGCTTTAGCTGCGAGAGAAGCTTGGTCTAGTGTTAGTTGGATGGAACGTGCTTCTATTTTCTTAAAGGCTGCAGAATTATTAGCAGGTCCATACAGAGCAAAAATGAATGCTTCTACAATGATTGCACAATCTAAAAATGTACACCAAGCAGAAATTGATGCCGCTTGTGAAATGATAGATTTCTTTAGATTTAATGTACAATATATGACTGATATTTTTAAAGATCAGCCAGCATCTGCTCCTGGAATTTGGAACAGAGTTGAGTATAGACCTTTAGAAGGTTTTGTATATGCTATCTCTCCTTTTAATTTTACTTCTATTGCTGCAAATTTACCTGCAGCTGCCGCTTTAATGGGAAATGTGGTTGTTTGGAAACCATCTGATCACCAAGCATATTCTGCACAAGTAATTGTAGATTTATTTAAAGAGGCTGGTTTACCTGATGGTGTTATTAATGTTGTTTATGGAGATCCTGTAATGATTTCTGATACTGTTTTAGCTTCTCCAGATTTTTCTGGATTACATTTTACAGGTTCTACCCATGTTTTCAAAAACCTTTGGAAACAAATTGGAAACAATATTCATACCTACAAAACATACCCAAGAATTGTTGGAGAAACTGGTGGAAAAGATTTTATTTGGGCACACAATTCATCTAATCCTTTACAAATTGCAACTGCAATTGTAAGAGGTTCTTTCGAATACCAAGGTCAAAAATGTTCTGCTGCCTCAAGAGCTTACATTCCTGCTTCTTTATGGGCAGAAGTTAAAAAACATGTAATTTCTCAAACGAATGAAATTAAGATGGGTTCTCCAGAAGATACCAATAATTTTGTAAATGCAGTTATTCATGAAGGTTCTTTTGATAAAATAGCAAGTTTTATTGATGCAGCAAAAGCTGATAATGATGCAGAAATTATTGTTGGTGGAAACCACGATAAATCTGTGGGATATTTTATTGAGCCTACAGTAATTTTAGCAAAATCTCCAACATATGCAACAATGACAACTGAATTATTTGGCCCTGTTATGACTGTTTTTGTTTACGAGGATGCAGAATGGGAAGCTTCTTTAAAGTTAGTAGACGAATCTACAGAGTACGCTTTAACAGGGGCTATTTTCTCTACAGATAGATATATAGTTGAAAAAGCTTCTAAAGCATTAGAAAATGCTGCAGGAAACTTTTATATTAACGACAAACCAACAGGTGCAGTTGTTGGACAACAACCTTTTGGAGGTGCAAGAGCTTCTGGAACAAATGACAAAGCTGGTTCTGCGCAAAACTTATTACGTTGGACTTCTGTTAGGTTAATTAAAGAAACGTTTGTAACTCCTACAGATTATAAATATCCTTTTTTAGGGTAG
- a CDS encoding zinc-dependent metalloprotease, which translates to MKKNTFILLFCFSSIAFFGQEKQWSKITDNVEEISKKNLMIRNDMPKEYQLYSLKTQNFNNKIRSVKSSKKETIEVPTRNGLKKFYIEETSNLNKELASKYNNIVSYSGVQVDNSSIKLKFSKGLDGFHFSIYEPGKNTFYVDSYTKDNKKLIAYNRKDLIKEAKDFTCQVKEFNKAVPVFQSKNANDGLLRTYRLALACTGEYAQFHLNRLGISSAATEQSKKAAVLSAMNTTLTRINGIFERDLSVRMEIVANNDAIIFLDANTDNLTNNNTGELIKESQTVCDSNIGSANYDIGHTFSTGAGGFAGGGVVCKTGQKASGVTGISQPFGDEFDIDFVAHEFGHQFGANHTFNGTSSNCEGGNRNDFTAVEPGSGSTIMGYAGICAPQNIQNDSDDHFHSVSIDEMWNIITTSANCAVATPTGNTAPSANAGFDYSIPKSTPFILRGVGADVDAGTTLSYSWEQIDNEVGTGVAVPPSSTNTGGAVFRSLPISFSPNRYMPALPTVLSGSTESTWEVVPSVARDLNFSLVVRDNNSGGGSSARDDMRVTVTDAEAFTVSAPNTAVVWDTGSTQTITWNKGTTDLAPINCVNVNIKLSINGGLTYPITLKSNTPNDGSEEIIIPNNATSSARILVEAVDNIFYNVNVSNFTINSTTPTFLLTDESGTQFVCNSGGNSAEYSLDLDFLNGFSENVTFSTTGQPSGTNVSFSPTSINSDGKVTMTISNLDGKTAQSYTINVVASANTVTQNLDSQLVVTQAGFSALTLVSPSNGATNVPVSQELTWVVDENAVSYDIEIATDNGFSNIVASANTSKNSYRPNNLTSNITYYWRVKPKNSCGEGAFSNVFSFSTELCSVCPSVGNTTYDTSTTLVKFNTINNTTLVKTSGYSDFTGMSTTVEVNTSYDLTVNTNTADDSEDFYSTKTLVWIDWNQNCDFTDAGEQYDLGTTTSSTNGTTSLSPLSITVPSGANLGSTIMRISTKYTGDGNPSSCEMGADGEVEDYTIIVDSVASIPNNVFNDFNLYPNPSTGIINLRFDIEDSGQVSVQLFDIRGRLIDQKNFNNKTNRFSEKISFENASKGLYLLKITNGSKYTTKKLILK; encoded by the coding sequence ATGAAAAAAAATACTTTCATACTCTTGTTTTGTTTTTCGTCCATCGCTTTTTTTGGACAAGAGAAACAATGGTCGAAAATAACCGACAATGTAGAAGAAATTTCTAAGAAAAATTTAATGATTAGAAATGATATGCCTAAAGAATATCAACTTTATTCATTAAAAACACAGAATTTTAATAATAAAATAAGATCTGTAAAAAGTTCTAAGAAAGAAACTATAGAAGTTCCAACAAGAAATGGTTTAAAGAAATTTTATATAGAGGAAACTTCGAATTTAAATAAAGAATTGGCTTCGAAATACAATAACATTGTGTCTTACTCTGGAGTTCAAGTAGATAATTCTTCCATAAAATTAAAGTTTTCTAAGGGCTTAGATGGTTTTCATTTTTCTATTTACGAACCTGGAAAAAATACTTTTTATGTAGATTCTTATACAAAAGATAATAAAAAGTTAATTGCATACAATAGAAAAGATTTAATTAAAGAAGCAAAAGATTTTACATGTCAAGTAAAGGAGTTTAATAAGGCTGTGCCTGTTTTTCAATCTAAAAATGCAAACGATGGTTTGTTAAGAACTTATAGATTGGCATTGGCTTGTACAGGAGAATACGCACAGTTTCATTTAAATCGTTTAGGAATTTCTTCAGCAGCTACAGAACAATCTAAAAAAGCAGCAGTTTTATCTGCAATGAATACAACACTTACTAGAATTAATGGAATTTTCGAAAGAGATTTATCTGTAAGAATGGAAATTGTCGCAAATAACGATGCTATTATTTTTTTAGATGCAAATACAGATAATTTAACGAATAATAATACAGGAGAACTTATAAAAGAAAGTCAAACTGTCTGCGATAGTAATATTGGAAGTGCAAATTACGATATTGGACACACTTTTAGTACTGGTGCAGGAGGTTTTGCAGGAGGTGGAGTTGTTTGTAAAACAGGTCAAAAAGCTTCTGGAGTTACAGGAATTTCACAACCATTTGGAGATGAGTTTGATATTGATTTTGTAGCACATGAGTTTGGTCATCAATTTGGAGCAAATCATACTTTTAATGGAACGAGTTCTAATTGCGAAGGAGGTAATAGAAATGACTTTACAGCTGTAGAACCTGGGAGTGGATCTACAATTATGGGATATGCAGGAATTTGTGCTCCGCAAAATATTCAAAACGATAGTGACGATCATTTTCATTCTGTTAGTATAGATGAAATGTGGAATATTATTACCACTTCAGCAAATTGTGCAGTAGCAACACCAACAGGTAATACTGCTCCAAGTGCAAATGCTGGTTTCGATTATTCCATACCAAAATCTACACCATTTATTTTAAGAGGAGTTGGTGCAGATGTAGATGCAGGAACAACATTAAGTTATAGTTGGGAACAAATAGACAATGAAGTTGGTACTGGTGTTGCAGTTCCACCATCTTCTACAAATACTGGAGGAGCCGTTTTTAGATCTTTACCTATTTCGTTTTCACCAAATAGATACATGCCTGCTTTACCAACTGTACTCTCTGGAAGTACAGAATCTACTTGGGAAGTGGTTCCTTCTGTTGCTAGAGACTTAAATTTTTCTTTAGTGGTAAGAGATAATAATTCAGGTGGAGGAAGTAGTGCAAGAGACGATATGAGAGTTACAGTTACAGATGCAGAAGCATTTACAGTTTCTGCACCTAATACAGCTGTTGTTTGGGATACTGGTTCTACACAAACTATAACTTGGAATAAAGGAACTACAGATTTAGCTCCAATTAATTGTGTAAATGTAAATATTAAATTATCTATAAATGGAGGATTAACATACCCAATTACTTTAAAAAGTAATACACCTAATGATGGTTCAGAAGAAATTATAATTCCTAACAATGCAACCTCATCTGCAAGAATTTTGGTAGAGGCTGTCGATAATATTTTTTACAACGTAAATGTATCAAACTTTACAATTAATTCTACAACGCCTACATTTTTACTTACAGATGAAAGTGGAACCCAGTTTGTTTGTAATTCAGGTGGAAACAGTGCAGAATATAGTTTAGATTTAGATTTTTTAAATGGTTTTTCGGAAAATGTAACTTTTTCAACCACAGGTCAACCTTCAGGTACAAATGTTTCTTTTAGTCCAACTTCTATAAATTCGGATGGAAAAGTAACAATGACAATTTCTAATTTAGATGGAAAAACTGCACAATCTTATACTATAAATGTAGTAGCCTCTGCAAATACAGTAACACAAAATTTAGATAGTCAATTAGTTGTTACACAGGCAGGTTTCAGTGCATTAACGTTAGTTTCGCCTTCTAATGGAGCTACAAACGTACCAGTTTCTCAGGAGTTAACTTGGGTTGTAGACGAAAATGCAGTTTCGTACGATATTGAGATTGCAACAGATAACGGTTTTTCGAATATTGTAGCGAGTGCAAATACTTCAAAAAACAGCTATAGACCCAATAACTTAACTTCAAACATTACTTACTACTGGAGAGTAAAACCGAAAAATAGTTGTGGAGAAGGTGCTTTTTCAAATGTATTTAGTTTTAGTACAGAATTATGTTCAGTTTGTCCTTCAGTAGGAAATACGACTTATGATACAAGTACAACCTTGGTAAAGTTTAATACTATAAACAATACTACTCTTGTAAAAACTTCTGGTTATAGCGATTTTACTGGAATGAGTACTACTGTAGAAGTGAATACTTCTTACGATTTAACAGTAAACACAAATACTGCAGACGATTCTGAAGATTTTTATTCTACAAAAACTTTAGTATGGATAGATTGGAACCAAAACTGCGATTTTACAGATGCTGGAGAACAATACGATTTAGGAACTACAACATCAAGTACAAATGGAACTACATCGTTAAGTCCTTTGTCTATTACTGTGCCTTCTGGTGCTAATTTAGGAAGTACTATTATGAGGATTTCTACAAAATATACAGGAGATGGAAACCCAAGTTCTTGTGAAATGGGAGCAGATGGAGAAGTAGAAGATTATACGATTATTGTAGATAGTGTTGCTTCGATTCCTAATAATGTATTTAATGATTTTAATTTATATCCAAATCCATCTACAGGAATTATAAACCTAAGGTTCGATATCGAAGATTCTGGCCAAGTATCTGTTCAATTATTTGATATTAGAGGAAGATTAATAGATCAAAAAAACTTTAATAATAAAACAAATAGGTTTTCGGAAAAAATTTCTTTCGAAAATGCTTCTAAAGGTTTGTATTTATTAAAAATTACAAACGGTTCTAAGTACACAACTAAAAAGTTGATACTTAAATAA
- the lipB gene encoding lipoyl(octanoyl) transferase LipB, producing MNRNILLKDLKRRDYKETWDYQTELLQEIVDVKINNRRKNLSETTENHFLFVEHPHVYTLGKSGDLSNLLLNEKQLEEKGATFYKINRGGDITYHGPGQVVGYPILDLENFFTDIHKYLRLLEETIILTIAEYGLKGERSSGETGVWLDVGTPFARKICAMGIRSSRWVTMHGFALNVNTNLGYFDNIIPCGIRGKAVASMEAELGKKLDLDEIKEKILKHFKALFEVEEFIIK from the coding sequence ATGAATAGAAACATACTTTTAAAAGACCTAAAAAGAAGAGATTACAAGGAAACTTGGGATTATCAAACAGAACTGCTTCAAGAAATTGTAGATGTTAAAATTAATAATCGAAGAAAAAACCTTTCAGAAACTACAGAAAATCACTTTCTTTTTGTGGAACATCCACACGTTTATACTTTAGGAAAAAGTGGCGATTTAAGTAATTTATTATTAAATGAAAAGCAACTTGAAGAAAAGGGAGCTACTTTTTATAAAATTAACAGAGGTGGAGACATTACCTATCATGGACCTGGACAAGTTGTTGGATATCCTATTTTAGATTTAGAAAATTTCTTTACTGATATTCATAAATATCTTCGTTTATTAGAAGAAACGATAATTCTAACAATTGCAGAGTATGGTTTAAAAGGTGAAAGAAGCAGTGGAGAAACTGGTGTATGGTTAGATGTTGGAACGCCTTTTGCTCGTAAAATTTGTGCGATGGGAATTCGTTCTTCACGTTGGGTAACTATGCATGGTTTTGCATTAAATGTAAACACCAATTTAGGTTATTTCGATAATATTATTCCTTGTGGAATTCGTGGAAAAGCAGTGGCTTCTATGGAAGCTGAATTGGGTAAGAAATTAGACTTAGATGAAATAAAAGAGAAAATATTAAAGCATTTTAAAGCTTTATTTGAAGTTGAAGAATTTATAATAAAATAA
- a CDS encoding nucleoid-associated protein has translation MIKKTRAEITKCILHKVANKFNSGQNAFSEDLIRFDQESYDLMKNFLLKPFGSLTQSYRFTNHADVRLNELNNYASEVFKEEASFVEHSKNIVNHLFEQSNSAQIKTGDVLVVFIEGIEYKDVLTEAVGVFKIENKVDFFQTYLDDNESFDVVVQKGISTKRLDKGCLILNTSDAEGTVVFSVDNNNYDAQYWVKNFLSVKLADDYNSHTQSYLEMCKEFSEEVIKPELGMQQQGNFLANTVDYFKENESVDYATFKDEVFTDEKHKEQFDDYKKHFENLNDVLIRNNFDVSGVVLKKEKSKLKTEIKLDTNIVIKLDVDAPEAASEYLERGYDEEKKMKYYKVYFNEEK, from the coding sequence ATGATTAAAAAAACACGCGCAGAAATTACCAAATGTATTCTTCATAAAGTAGCAAATAAATTTAATAGTGGTCAGAATGCTTTTTCTGAAGATTTAATTCGTTTCGATCAAGAAAGCTACGATTTAATGAAAAACTTTCTGTTAAAACCATTTGGAAGTTTAACGCAAAGTTATCGTTTTACAAATCATGCAGATGTACGCTTAAACGAACTAAATAATTACGCATCAGAAGTATTTAAGGAAGAAGCTTCTTTTGTAGAACATTCTAAAAACATTGTAAACCATTTATTTGAACAATCGAATTCCGCACAAATAAAAACAGGAGACGTACTTGTTGTTTTTATAGAAGGAATAGAATATAAAGATGTTTTAACAGAAGCAGTGGGTGTTTTTAAAATTGAGAATAAAGTAGATTTCTTTCAAACATATTTAGATGATAATGAAAGTTTCGATGTTGTCGTTCAGAAAGGAATTTCAACAAAAAGATTAGACAAAGGATGTTTAATTCTAAATACATCAGACGCAGAAGGAACTGTAGTTTTTTCTGTAGATAATAACAATTACGATGCACAATATTGGGTTAAAAACTTCTTAAGTGTAAAATTGGCAGACGATTATAATTCGCACACACAGAGTTATTTAGAAATGTGTAAAGAATTTTCGGAGGAAGTAATTAAGCCAGAATTAGGTATGCAACAGCAAGGAAACTTCTTAGCAAATACAGTCGATTATTTTAAAGAAAACGAATCTGTAGATTATGCTACTTTTAAAGACGAAGTTTTTACAGACGAAAAACACAAAGAACAGTTCGACGATTATAAAAAGCACTTCGAAAACTTAAACGATGTGTTAATTCGTAATAATTTCGATGTTTCTGGAGTTGTTTTAAAGAAAGAAAAAAGTAAACTAAAAACCGAAATAAAACTCGATACAAACATTGTTATTAAATTAGATGTAGATGCACCAGAAGCGGCTTCAGAATATTTAGAAAGAGGTTATGATGAAGAGAAAAAAATGAAGTATTACAAAGTGTACTTTAACGAAGAGAAATAG
- a CDS encoding ribonuclease HII, translated as MLKLNYSGFPLEAGTDEAGRGCLSGPVVAAAVILPENFSHPFLNDSKQLSEKKRDEIRIIIEESALAFAVSFVWQQEVDEINVLQASITGMHRSIEALKITPEFIIVDGNKFRNYKDIPHETIVKGDAKYLSIAAASVLAKTYRDEYMAKIHQEFPMYNWEKNKGYPTKEHRNAIREFGATDYHRKTFKLLPEQLKLKL; from the coding sequence ATGTTGAAACTAAATTACAGTGGTTTTCCTTTAGAAGCTGGTACAGATGAAGCAGGTAGAGGTTGTTTATCTGGTCCAGTTGTAGCTGCAGCAGTAATTTTACCAGAAAATTTTTCACATCCTTTTTTAAACGATTCTAAACAATTATCAGAAAAAAAAAGAGACGAAATAAGAATTATTATCGAAGAAAGTGCACTTGCTTTTGCAGTTTCCTTTGTTTGGCAACAAGAAGTGGACGAAATTAATGTGTTGCAAGCCTCTATTACAGGAATGCATCGTTCCATAGAAGCATTAAAAATAACACCAGAATTTATTATTGTAGATGGTAATAAGTTTAGAAATTACAAAGATATTCCACACGAAACCATTGTAAAAGGCGATGCAAAATACCTAAGTATTGCAGCAGCTTCTGTCTTGGCGAAAACATATAGAGACGAATATATGGCTAAAATTCATCAAGAATTTCCAATGTACAATTGGGAAAAAAATAAAGGTTATCCTACTAAAGAACATAGAAATGCAATTAGAGAATTTGGCGCCACAGATTACCACAGAAAAACGTTTAAATTGTTACCAGAACAACTAAAGTTAAAGCTTTAA
- a CDS encoding putative porin, which yields MNKQAFFFFISLLLSINSLFSQRTLGTELRVGQNDNGSFNSRDSLNTGEINVTLSGKTKYTDYKIFSHKGDTTYIDTTLNIKKEYKFNFLRKDLFEFLPFHNQGQTLNNLGYRFNAINRLPDIGFTAKQVSYLEVEDIEYYEVPTPTTEILYRTGLEQGQVLDALFTLNFSRRLNVSLSYKGIRSLGSYRQALVSNGNFRGAFHYRTKENQYQIRGHLTTQDFFHQESGGLTAESLENFKNEDPNFENRARLDVNLDATETKFDGNRVYLEHSYKLLSSKDTVNNKDFSNLKIGHIFNNENKTYDFIQASLTPDFFGAQNSSLPRNSEVTNKITNNELNLEFNSKYVLGKFKAKTNITHYSYAYDTILNSKSNINKLKLEGKAISFGADWNAKIKNFQLNADASVTPGSGRLSGNYLKGEAVYAKDSVFSAKGTLLISSKSPNFNTLLHQSEYDDYNWQNGNFSNVNTRDLGFDFASKWLNASLNFTNIDNYTYFDEDSQPQQFSGQITYLKVKASREFTYKKFALNNTLMYQNVSSGSSVFRVPDFVTRNTLYYTDYWFKGKPMLVNIGVTFKYFTKYNVNAYDPLLSEFRIQNDEQIGFPTFDVFFNAQVRRTRLYLKIDNATSSFSKKNYFSAPNYPYRDFVIRFGLVWNWFI from the coding sequence ATGAATAAACAAGCATTTTTCTTTTTTATTAGTCTTTTATTATCAATCAATTCTCTTTTTTCTCAAAGAACTTTGGGAACAGAGTTACGTGTTGGGCAAAATGATAATGGTTCTTTTAATAGTAGAGATTCTTTAAACACTGGAGAAATTAATGTTACGCTTTCTGGCAAAACAAAATATACAGATTATAAAATTTTCTCTCATAAAGGAGATACCACTTATATAGACACTACTTTAAATATTAAAAAAGAATACAAGTTTAATTTTTTAAGAAAAGATCTTTTCGAATTTTTACCTTTTCATAATCAAGGACAAACTTTAAACAATTTAGGCTATCGTTTTAATGCCATTAATAGACTACCAGATATTGGTTTTACTGCTAAACAAGTTAGTTATTTAGAGGTTGAAGATATTGAATATTACGAAGTTCCTACTCCAACTACAGAGATTTTATACAGAACTGGTTTGGAACAAGGGCAGGTTTTGGATGCTTTATTTACACTAAATTTTTCTAGAAGATTAAACGTTTCTCTTTCCTACAAAGGTATTAGATCTTTGGGGTCTTATAGACAGGCTTTGGTTAGTAATGGGAATTTTAGAGGTGCTTTTCATTACAGAACAAAAGAAAACCAATATCAAATTCGTGGACATTTAACTACGCAAGATTTTTTCCATCAAGAAAGTGGTGGTTTGACTGCAGAATCATTAGAAAATTTTAAAAATGAAGATCCTAATTTCGAAAACAGAGCTAGATTAGATGTAAATTTAGATGCTACAGAAACAAAATTTGATGGAAATAGAGTGTATTTAGAACACAGTTATAAATTACTCTCCAGTAAAGATACTGTTAACAACAAAGACTTTAGCAATTTAAAAATTGGTCATATTTTTAATAATGAAAATAAAACCTACGATTTTATTCAGGCTTCACTTACTCCAGATTTTTTTGGAGCACAGAATTCCTCTTTACCAAGAAATTCGGAGGTTACAAATAAAATAACGAACAATGAACTAAATTTAGAATTCAACTCTAAATACGTTTTAGGAAAGTTTAAAGCAAAAACAAATATTACGCATTATTCTTACGCTTACGATACTATTTTAAATAGTAAAAGTAATATCAATAAATTAAAATTAGAGGGAAAAGCAATTTCTTTTGGTGCAGATTGGAATGCTAAAATTAAAAACTTTCAATTGAATGCAGATGCTTCTGTAACTCCAGGCTCTGGAAGACTTTCTGGCAATTACTTAAAAGGTGAAGCTGTGTATGCTAAAGACAGTGTTTTTAGTGCAAAAGGAACTTTATTAATTAGCTCTAAATCGCCAAATTTTAATACTCTTTTACACCAAAGTGAATATGACGATTACAATTGGCAAAATGGTAATTTTAGTAATGTAAATACTAGAGATTTAGGTTTTGACTTTGCTTCTAAATGGCTAAATGCTTCGTTGAACTTTACCAATATAGATAATTATACTTATTTTGATGAAGATAGTCAACCTCAACAATTTTCTGGACAAATTACTTATTTAAAAGTTAAAGCAAGTCGAGAGTTTACCTACAAAAAGTTTGCTCTAAATAATACGTTAATGTACCAAAATGTTAGTAGTGGAAGTTCTGTTTTTAGAGTTCCAGATTTTGTAACAAGAAATACACTTTACTATACAGATTATTGGTTTAAAGGAAAGCCAATGTTGGTAAATATTGGAGTTACGTTTAAATATTTTACAAAGTATAATGTAAATGCTTACGATCCATTATTATCGGAATTTAGAATACAGAATGATGAGCAAATAGGTTTCCCAACTTTCGATGTTTTCTTTAATGCACAAGTTCGAAGAACTCGCTTGTATCTAAAGATTGACAATGCGACTTCTAGTTTTTCTAAAAAGAATTATTTTTCTGCACCAAATTATCCTTACAGAGATTTTGTTATACGTTTTGGATTGGTTTGGAATTGGTTTATTTAA
- a CDS encoding phosphatase PAP2 family protein: MQKEIILVIDKSREFLSKKLTKYDEKLPYAITVLIALIIVISGIKLFVELTESLQTELLGTFDSKITEYIISFRNPALTNYFSFVTEVGDALGYLVVFSLCSILFYLIFKRWKYAGQLTLILLLALSSNVILKQIINRARPTLEHLVTVKTLSYPSGHAMTAMAFYGFLIYLVATFNMRKFFKFGIITLLVLLILSIGVSRIYLGVHFPSDILGGFIAGFVWVIFCVLLLNLLKVFKTDPKT; the protein is encoded by the coding sequence ATGCAAAAAGAGATTATACTTGTAATTGATAAGTCTAGAGAATTTTTATCTAAAAAACTCACAAAATACGACGAAAAATTACCTTATGCCATTACAGTTTTAATTGCTTTAATTATTGTTATTTCTGGAATAAAACTCTTTGTGGAACTTACGGAAAGTCTACAAACAGAATTATTAGGAACATTTGATTCGAAAATTACGGAGTATATAATTTCTTTTAGAAATCCGGCTCTAACAAACTATTTTTCTTTTGTAACAGAAGTGGGAGATGCTTTAGGGTATTTGGTAGTTTTCTCTTTATGTTCAATATTATTTTATCTAATCTTTAAAAGATGGAAATATGCAGGACAATTGACTTTAATATTACTTTTAGCTTTAAGTTCTAACGTAATTTTAAAGCAAATAATTAATAGAGCAAGACCAACTTTAGAGCATTTAGTAACTGTAAAAACTTTAAGTTATCCAAGTGGACATGCAATGACAGCTATGGCTTTTTATGGATTTCTAATCTATTTAGTTGCTACATTTAATATGCGTAAATTCTTCAAATTCGGAATTATTACACTTTTAGTTCTATTGATTTTAAGCATTGGAGTCAGTAGAATTTATTTAGGTGTACATTTCCCTTCAGATATTTTAGGAGGGTTTATTGCAGGTTTTGTTTGGGTAATTTTCTGTGTTCTATTATTGAATCTTTTGAAAGTTTTTAAAACGGATCCCAAAACATAA